From the Juglans microcarpa x Juglans regia isolate MS1-56 chromosome 7D, Jm3101_v1.0, whole genome shotgun sequence genome, the window GAAACCCCTTCTCACCATGGCATGCACTTAATATGCCTGTTGTTCTGAGTTAAGCAACTAGAGATTTATATGGGACCACAAATCAGCTCAAATTAATTTTCCCTTGGGAAGTAATTCATACACATCAAAATGCTTCCTTATGTTGAACTAGTTTGTGCATAATGTCAATTGTACTGTTGCCACTGTTCAATTCCCATTCCAATTTTGGCCAATGAAGTTCGTATGCACCGAGTATCATAGCATCTTGCGAGTCAAACTCCAGTCCCCAACAACCCCAAAAATTGATACACATCTTGCATGCCTGTCTTGTAATGTCTAGTTAACTAAAACTTGTGAAGCCAGGAACTCATTTCCTCACCAACGACTTCAGTCATAATTGTCATGTCAAATATTTTACTACAAAAATTTTAACCATGTGAGCTTTCACAGcttgaataattctatttgaaggcCTTAGCCCTTTACAACAAACACCATCcacatggcataatttgatttgtaagattcaaattttaaaacttatcttcaaaacaaattatgtcACAcggatggtgtgtggtgtaaaagcCTTCAAATAGCACTACTCCTTTAATAAcactaataattaaaaacatgGAAACTTTACCATCACGTTTCTCATAAGCTTCTTCTGAAATGGAGTATTTCTCCACCAATGAAGTGTCTTCCAGCCAACCACCAGAGGTTACCGATGCAGGGTCAAGATCTATAACATGTAACCGGTACCTGAAGCAAACATTCATGTAAAGAGGTTAGAGTGCACTTTGCACAAGCCAGAAGGCACAAGATCCAACAGAGACGTGCAATAATGATGTTAGGTGAATTTGAAGTTTTCCACAAGCAAAATTTGAACCATTAGTTAATGGTGCCTTATACTTTCAACAGTTTTCAACAAGCTAGCCACTTTCAACAACTATAAAAGCAACCCAAActatacatgtgtgtgtgtaattaAGAAAAGGGAATTCGTCTTACCCATCAAGCGGAGAATAGAATCCGAAGGGCCTCGAATTGTCGGTCAAATCCGAAATCTTGGTGTTGGTATCGTCGTAGAGCTGAAGGCCCATAGAATTAACGGAAGTGCCACATTTTCTCCAGAGTTTTTCTTTCACGGATTCCACAGTAATCTAAGATCAAAGAGGAAGGGAAGGTGTAATCGGGcaacaaaaaaagatgaaatttgtTCGGATAATTGGCAGGGAAGGTTGGTAGGCGGGTTGTTTACCTGAAGCGAGAAGCGAATGTCGGCGGAGAAGGACTTGAGGTTGGAATGTGTTACGCGCAAGAGCACGGACTCGTCCCCTTGGATCTGTAACCCAGAAGCCATGAAAACCACTTTTAACTCGTTTACCTTCCTTTTCTTCAAGTTCCTTCCCCCCTTCTACACACTTCAGATACAAACCAGTGCCTCTCCCTCGCGCGCTGATACTGAATGCACCCACTGGCATTGTCTACCTTTAAATGCATTTATTAGTAAACGTAAAATGCGAAAATaagcttataattttatttattttcttatagcACTAAATACTAAACAGTTaatgatttatttcttttttatgatttttatattaattgaagAAAAGTATTATAAGAGGatatcaaaattttctaatttattaaatgtaaaatttatttacttttttatcaatACAGATAAAAAGATTCCACATTCCAATAAGAGAAACACTACTATTCTCATTCcttttgacacttttatttgacagttggtcaaattttttttttttacttagtgattaaaaaagtaattttaaatgtattgatgtatttttttattttttaaatatatttaattatgttaaaaaaatatgaaaaattaaaagaaaaaaaaaacttttttatactGGGCAATATGTTAAGATGGGGTGGCATAGTAGCCACACCCTTCCAATAAATACTCATTTCCAACTAGTATATTACTTAGTTGGAAGCTTGTAAGAGCATTGGTAATATAGCCAAAATATTTGGCTAGACTAATTCACGTTGTACCAGtcatcataaaattaaaatagtaatataatattatatattttaataaatttttacaagtttttttaatattttacaaataaattttatatattaattaataatttaatttttacataaagttattgtttccaaacaaaacatgggAGATCATGGAAGAGATCTCATGGAGATATCCCCAAGGAGCAATGGTTGTTGAGGTGTTTCTTCATGTGCAGTATTTTGGCCACTCAAAAAATAGGACTACAAAATCTCATAATATGAGCATCATCGTTAtttgatgagaaaaaatatttgtaattatgaattGTATTAGTGTTgagtaatcgttttgaaaaaagtaaataatatatgagatccacatgaaaaatattaattttttaataataaatttcactctattttaaaatgattatacaacATTTACGCACTTTATGATTGTACGTAGAATTACTATCATTTGATTatggtaaatatatatatgtcaaacaaatcatcataAAGGTAACGGGACAATCGAAAACTAGTCATGCATTTGTACCCATTAGAGAAAGAAATGGTAAATGTCCAGCTTCATCTGCTTTGGATTGACATCTAAGCTGCAACAATCATTCTCTGCAAGACCTTCTAAAACGTTATTGATTATTAATGCAAGTTTGCAACAACtacatatcaacaaaaaaaggaaagaaaataaaaaagggaaaatctGCAAACTGGATGCTGGCCTAGTCACTGAAACAAGGTTATGCCTAGTCACTGAAACAATGTAAGTTGGTTGTAACTCTAtttgtgatactccatatgataaaaataaaggtAGATgatgaatgagatcccacattgattagaaagaaaaaattattattttttataaggtttcaatgaggctttaattgtattattgactagttcttttgaagTATAAGTCATGTGGTTTGAGTCTTCCATTAGAGCGTTACAACTCAAGGCAAACAAAAGGTGCAAAATcacaaatattttccaaaagaagggatttttgggaggaaccaATGACAAACCTATGAGAATTAAGATTTGAGGCTCGTGGCTTTGATTTCTCTATCGTGTTTGAAGCGACGATGATAGAAGAAAACACTGAAAATCCTAGAAATCGCAAAATGGAAGGAAGAGAaatgtgagagaaagagagagaggcagtTGGAcgtaaagaataaaataaaggttTGGTTTCTACAATGTCTCACCAAGTATGACAAGGGAGAGGAATTCACTGTACTATAGCtcaaaatggagaaaatatcCCCTTGGGTAATCCAATATAGGgattttaactcaaaaaatgtaaaatttaggctcgatttggattgagagttgatcttaattcatctcatctcatcttatcttataattacaacttttacaaattctcatataaaatacaataaacaattcataattacaattttcacaaattttcatataaaatacaataaacaattcaattttttcaaatctcaaaataataataatattaaaaaataatattctaataatattttattcaactttcgattttcatcttaactcatatcatctcaactcactatctaaatctaACCTTAGAGTTCACTGGCATTTGACTAGGCCAATACTAGTACTCTAAGTCAAGCTTAtctatcaaataatttcatattcttCAAAACGGGTCTAGGtccaaaataaatgaaaaatcataTTCACAATGCTGATATAACATGACTTGattgacaaaaaattaattttagatttttcatacTAATCAAATTGCTTGATGTCAACAATGTAGATAATACATATTTCACTCCGATTTGTaaacatatttactttcttaCTATCCTTCACTCTCAATTATGGAACTGTGAAGAGAGAAAATCCCTTATACTATGCCAAAGGATGGGCCCAGATTACAATCCAGATATGTGGTCTGGGTCGGACTGGGCCAGAGGCAAGGCCCAGCCATATCACATGGACTAAGTCAAACAAACAACTTGGATTACGGCTCAGGCAAGAGAGAGACCTAGGTCATGCCAGGCCGACGGGATAGAGGATGAAGGCAAGGCTTGAGAAGGAAGGGGCATGGCATACATCACCAGATGGAAGGGACGTGGGACAGAAAGCATGCCGCATTTAATGCGGCCCAGGGTAGAAACCATGCCGCATTCAATGTGGCCTAGAGTAGAAGGCGTGCCGCATTCAATGCTACCCAAGGCCCGAGCAATGCGCAGCAAGCCTGAGCCCTTCACGGCTCGATAAGAAGACGGCACAAGAGCAACTTAGTGAATCAACAGCACAAGTGTATTATCCCCTGCTATGCAACACTCCATTATGGTGGGGACCTGGTCGGTAACTATAAATAGGACACCACCAGCAGAGGACAAGGTAATCAGTCAATCTATCACTATCACCTACACTCTCATCTTCATTACTgtttatcatcttcttcttcaccgtactgacttaagcattggAGGATCAACGGACCCCGAGGTCCCCCCTCCCCCCGCGATAGCTACTGTGTAGGTGATCGCTCGTATACCAAGGGTATGAAGTTGCCCAAGCcagcgaaacacgacatcaatagtggcaccgtctgtgggatctctgTTGTCCCAAAGCTAGTGTGTTCTTCATATGCCGGCAACAACCGCTCTCAACATTCGTAGCGTGCAAAAATGCAGTCTGAAGCAATGGAAGCAAGATTCAATCAGCAAAATGTAGCAATACAAAAACTCATGGCAGACAAGAGACCCTCCGACAAGAGAACATTGCCTTACGAAGGAATGACGAAGAACTTGAGGCAAACCAACAGAGTCATCTTTCTGGGGACCATCCTCAACCTAATGCAACCACCGCAGATGAAAAATGATGCAGAGTAAATTTGCAAATCCAGATGGAAGTATCAAAGCAGATAGGCCAACCTTCCATAGTGGACCAACTACTCACCAACGATGAACTACCATACAGTACTGGGATTTTGGCGGTACCTATACCTCCAAAGTTTAAAATTCCTCAGATGGAAGCATAAGATGGGTCAAAGGACCCATTGAAACACCTGGAGACCTTCAAAGCCCATATGACTCTCCATGACTTCCCCAATGAGATAGCATGTAGGGCCTTCCCCCTCACCCTAAAAGGGGCAGCATGAGTGTGGTTCAGTTCTCTGTGGCCTGGAACAGTAGATAGTTTCAACGAGCTGGCACGTCAATTTTTAACACAGTTCATGGCCAGCTGAACGGGGAGAAAGCTAGCTGCCTATCTATTGATTGTTAAGT encodes:
- the LOC121239740 gene encoding tubulin-folding cofactor B-like isoform X2, whose protein sequence is MASGLQIQGDESVLLRVTHSNLKSFSADIRFSLQITVESVKEKLWRKCGTSVNSMGLQLYDDTNTKISDLTDNSRPFGFYSPLDGYRLHVIDLDPASVTSGGWLEDTSLVEKYSISEEAYEKRDGTFRKFKGKLTSQNPSTPGNKLGDRCEVEPGEKRGTVKFVGLAENLAPGYWVGVQYDEPLGKHDGMVKGVRYFDCPPLHGAMVRPDKVKIGNYPERDLFEVDEI
- the LOC121239740 gene encoding tubulin-folding cofactor B-like isoform X1 → MASGLQIQGDESVLLRVTHSNLKSFSADIRFSLQITVESVKEKLWRKCGTSVNSMGLQLYDDTNTKISDLTDNSRPFGFYSPLDGYRLHVIDLDPASVTSGGWLEDTSLVEKYSISEEAYEKRDGTFRKFKGKLTSQNPSTPGNKIPDNYMENLCANIKLGDRCEVEPGEKRGTVKFVGLAENLAPGYWVGVQYDEPLGKHDGMVKGVRYFDCPPLHGAMVRPDKVKIGNYPERDLFEVDEI